A single window of Candidatus Flexicrinis affinis DNA harbors:
- the ftcD gene encoding glutamate formimidoyltransferase translates to MPMIECVPNFSEGRRKEIVSAIVDAMRVPGASIIDVSSDADHNRSVVTLVGGLDAVAEAAFRGVKEAAALIDMRRQSGVHPRIGAADVVPLIPLRDVSLAECATAARTLGARVGAELGLPVFLYDAAALRPDRVTLPQVRRDPYEALVETIASDPSRTPDYGPAVLGTAGAVAVGARGPLIAFNAYLDTGDVSVAQEIAREIRESGGGMPSVRALGLLVNGTAQVSMNLIDFRVTGMLTALDAVRQAAAARGHRVERTELIGLAPLRALVDAALSALQLPAAAADLILEARIGRTTGDYRPVPFE, encoded by the coding sequence ATGCCGATGATCGAATGCGTCCCGAACTTCAGCGAGGGGCGGCGCAAAGAGATTGTCTCGGCGATTGTCGACGCCATGCGTGTCCCCGGTGCCAGCATCATCGACGTATCCAGCGACGCCGATCACAATCGCTCCGTAGTGACTCTCGTCGGCGGCCTCGACGCCGTTGCCGAGGCGGCATTTCGCGGCGTCAAGGAAGCGGCGGCTCTGATCGATATGCGCCGACAGTCGGGCGTGCATCCACGCATCGGCGCGGCCGACGTCGTGCCGCTGATTCCGCTGCGTGACGTCTCGCTCGCGGAGTGCGCCACCGCCGCCCGAACGTTGGGTGCACGCGTCGGCGCCGAACTTGGGCTGCCGGTGTTTCTCTACGACGCGGCAGCGCTCCGGCCCGATCGGGTCACACTGCCGCAGGTGCGCCGCGACCCGTACGAGGCGCTCGTCGAGACGATCGCTTCCGACCCGAGTCGCACACCGGACTACGGTCCAGCCGTGCTTGGAACGGCGGGCGCCGTTGCGGTCGGCGCGCGCGGACCGTTGATCGCCTTCAACGCGTATCTGGATACGGGCGATGTGTCGGTCGCGCAGGAAATCGCGCGTGAGATTCGCGAGTCCGGGGGCGGTATGCCAAGCGTACGGGCGCTGGGACTGCTCGTTAACGGCACCGCGCAGGTCTCGATGAACCTGATCGACTTCCGCGTAACCGGCATGCTAACTGCATTGGACGCCGTGCGCCAAGCTGCTGCGGCGCGCGGCCATCGAGTTGAACGCACGGAGTTGATCGGACTCGCGCCACTGCGCGCCCTAGTCGATGCGGCCCTGTCCGCCTTACAATTGCCGGCGGCCGCGGCCGATCTCATCCTTGAGGCGCGCATCGGCCGAACAACCGGAGACTATCGTCCTGTTCCCTTCGAGTAA
- a CDS encoding cellulase family glycosylhydrolase, producing MRFAGRTWRWPGWLNLNTAVWCLKGFAALWLIAQVAPAPQHVALDPPQAVETTAPHLCIHTRLIDEVPEFRMQQTLRAIREMGADTIVEFFPWAYVERSRGLDDWSQPDRIFRHARNQGIRVIARLGLVPEWARQREDDTPTTFNELPVESYDDFAAYAARFASRYRDDLAAIIVWNEPNLTFEWGFRPVDPVEYTALLAATAEAVRATAPNVTILAGALAPTLEPAGSTTGLEDVLYLRGMLDAGAASHFDGLAVHSYGLQSAAMDSPARDRLNFRRVELLREVLVEYGLEAMGVWITEFGWNDHPRWAGAVTPAQRVTNTLDAYRWAGEHWPWLIKQCMWVFRYPAPANSYPDGFVLATTDFDLKPLYFALQAYATGSAP from the coding sequence ATGCGATTCGCGGGGCGGACTTGGCGCTGGCCGGGCTGGCTGAATCTCAACACCGCGGTGTGGTGCCTGAAGGGCTTTGCGGCCCTATGGCTGATCGCGCAAGTCGCACCCGCGCCCCAGCATGTCGCGCTGGACCCGCCACAAGCAGTCGAGACAACCGCGCCACATTTGTGCATCCATACCCGTCTGATCGACGAGGTGCCGGAGTTTCGCATGCAGCAAACCCTGCGCGCCATTCGTGAGATGGGCGCGGACACGATCGTCGAATTCTTCCCGTGGGCGTATGTCGAACGAAGCCGCGGACTGGACGACTGGAGCCAACCGGATCGGATTTTCCGGCACGCACGCAATCAAGGCATCCGTGTGATCGCGCGGCTCGGGCTGGTGCCGGAATGGGCACGTCAGCGCGAGGATGACACACCGACCACGTTCAACGAACTGCCAGTCGAGTCGTATGACGATTTCGCGGCCTACGCCGCCCGCTTCGCGTCGCGGTACCGCGACGACCTTGCGGCGATCATCGTCTGGAACGAGCCGAACCTCACGTTCGAGTGGGGCTTCCGTCCGGTCGATCCGGTGGAGTATACGGCGCTGCTGGCCGCTACCGCGGAAGCGGTGCGTGCCACTGCGCCTAACGTGACGATCCTTGCCGGGGCGCTAGCGCCGACGTTGGAACCCGCCGGCAGTACGACCGGCTTGGAGGATGTACTGTACCTGCGCGGCATGCTGGACGCCGGCGCTGCATCGCACTTTGATGGGTTGGCGGTGCACAGCTACGGCCTTCAGTCGGCTGCGATGGATTCTCCGGCGCGTGACCGCCTCAACTTCCGGCGCGTGGAACTGCTGCGCGAAGTGTTGGTCGAATACGGTCTGGAGGCGATGGGCGTGTGGATCACCGAATTCGGTTGGAACGATCACCCGCGCTGGGCAGGCGCCGTCACCCCGGCTCAACGCGTGACGAACACGCTCGATGCCTACCGATGGGCGGGCGAGCACTGGCCGTGGTTGATCAAACAGTGTATGTGGGTATTTCGCTATCCGGCACCGGCCAACAGCTATCCCGACGGGTTCGTCTTGGCGACCACCGACTTCGACCTCAAACCGTTGTATTTCGCGCTGCAAGCCTATGCGACGGGGAGCGCACCGTGA
- a CDS encoding transporter substrate-binding domain-containing protein, with protein sequence MIPPGLLRTLRRRSWLLALPVFTIALWWVQQDRVGPVDEVFPDGTLTIGIDPSYAPFGSIVGDTFVGVDIELGKAVAAHLGLEARFVMVNFDSAYDAVRTHVADVSFAAIRVADVVPADVYYTWGYLNDGLVLISHDEIDSGWSLAGQHVAVELGARGHTEARRWSRRVLDLTVVTFESAELALRSVTEFVVADAAIIDAMTARQYASQIAACCHAEYLTAEFYAGAVSADRRDVLYHVNNALLVLLNDGTIDQLLSAFVGPDPSVRVP encoded by the coding sequence GTGATTCCGCCGGGGCTTCTCCGCACGCTGCGCCGGCGCAGTTGGCTGCTCGCGCTGCCTGTCTTCACGATCGCCCTGTGGTGGGTGCAGCAAGATCGCGTCGGGCCTGTTGACGAGGTCTTTCCGGACGGCACGCTGACCATCGGAATCGACCCCAGCTACGCGCCGTTCGGGTCCATCGTAGGCGACACCTTCGTAGGCGTAGACATCGAGTTGGGTAAGGCCGTCGCGGCGCATCTTGGATTGGAGGCGCGGTTCGTGATGGTCAACTTCGACAGTGCGTACGACGCCGTGCGCACGCATGTCGCCGACGTCTCTTTCGCGGCCATCCGCGTTGCGGACGTGGTGCCAGCCGACGTGTACTATACGTGGGGGTATCTCAACGATGGCCTAGTGTTGATCAGCCATGACGAGATCGACTCAGGGTGGAGCCTAGCTGGTCAGCACGTCGCGGTGGAACTCGGGGCGCGTGGCCATACCGAAGCGCGCAGATGGTCTCGCCGCGTGCTGGACCTCACTGTCGTGACGTTCGAGTCGGCCGAGCTTGCGCTTCGCAGCGTGACCGAATTCGTCGTGGCCGATGCCGCAATCATTGACGCGATGACTGCAAGGCAGTACGCCAGTCAGATCGCAGCCTGCTGCCATGCCGAGTACCTCACCGCCGAGTTCTACGCCGGCGCCGTCAGTGCCGACCGGCGCGACGTACTGTACCACGTCAACAACGCGCTGCTGGTGCTGCTCAACGACGGCACCATCGACCAACTCCTGAGCGCGTTTGTCGGACCGGACCCGTCCGTGCGCGTCCCCTAG
- a CDS encoding glycosyltransferase family 4 protein encodes MNRIGLDARLTAYRAGGTSTYIRALASAIVDLNPPEQLTIVQSRRAKELLEPRLPHLTAWTPPHHRLERIALSAELLRGRFDVLHSPDFIPPWRGGRRHVITVHDLAFLRYPDQMTADSQRYYNDQIAWAVEHADHILAVSNATRDDLIKLLNVPLDRITVQYHGVDPAFHPLKANDIAKGLAPFDLTPGYLLFVGTIGPRKNIEGLCEGYRIARESITDIPLLAIVGEEGWLAERSMAAIRSTPGVIHIPGAPWSAFPALYSGARALLLPAYYEGFGLPALEAMACGTVPIVSDRGSLPEVVDGVGLLVNPDDPQSIADAISRVAGQDAAWLDDQREAGLKRASRFTWERSARIALETYRRVVAA; translated from the coding sequence ATGAACCGAATCGGCCTCGACGCCCGACTTACCGCCTACCGCGCCGGTGGGACATCGACCTATATCCGGGCGCTCGCTTCTGCCATCGTGGATTTGAATCCGCCGGAGCAGTTGACGATCGTACAGAGCCGCCGCGCCAAAGAACTCCTTGAGCCGCGCCTTCCCCACCTCACCGCATGGACGCCGCCGCATCACCGGCTGGAGCGCATCGCGCTTTCGGCCGAACTGCTGCGCGGTAGGTTTGACGTCCTTCACAGCCCGGACTTCATTCCGCCGTGGCGAGGGGGCCGCCGGCACGTTATCACTGTGCACGATTTGGCGTTCCTGAGGTATCCCGACCAGATGACGGCCGACAGCCAGCGCTACTACAACGATCAGATCGCGTGGGCAGTCGAACACGCCGATCACATCCTCGCCGTGAGTAACGCCACGCGTGACGATCTGATCAAGCTGCTGAATGTCCCGCTAGACAGGATCACCGTGCAGTATCACGGCGTCGATCCTGCGTTTCATCCACTCAAAGCCAACGACATCGCGAAAGGACTAGCACCCTTTGACCTGACGCCGGGCTATCTGCTGTTTGTCGGGACGATCGGCCCGCGTAAGAACATCGAGGGGTTATGCGAAGGCTACCGGATCGCGCGCGAGTCGATCACAGACATTCCACTGCTGGCTATCGTCGGTGAGGAGGGTTGGCTTGCCGAGCGTTCCATGGCTGCAATCCGATCCACTCCGGGCGTGATTCACATTCCCGGCGCGCCATGGTCGGCCTTTCCTGCCCTGTATAGTGGAGCGCGGGCGCTGCTGCTGCCCGCATATTACGAGGGCTTCGGGCTGCCGGCACTTGAGGCGATGGCGTGCGGCACCGTCCCGATTGTGAGCGACCGCGGTTCGCTGCCTGAGGTGGTCGATGGGGTCGGGCTTCTGGTGAATCCCGACGATCCGCAGTCGATTGCTGACGCGATCAGTCGCGTCGCAGGTCAAGACGCGGCTTGGCTGGACGACCAGCGGGAAGCGGGCCTGAAGCGTGCATCACGCTTCACGTGGGAACGCTCCGCTCGCATTGCGCTTGAAACGTACCGCCGTGTGGTGGCCGCATGA
- a CDS encoding peptidoglycan DD-metalloendopeptidase family protein: MRRLIFCVCVLILAGCRPEQAATAVRVTVPPTVQGVALATPIPTTSVPPTLTYTPTPTRTATHTATATATASLTPVPTDTLTPSLTPTLAPVDMFAFQRPFTREQVDYVDRTYPYGMGELRGLPIHHGVDIQNPRGTPILAVADGTVYYAGDDRTRLFGPIPNYYGNLVILMHDILSLDGLPVYTLYGHMQRVDVETGERVAAGDKIGVVGGTGVAFGPHLHLEVRVGNPDSFGSSRNPDWWILPYPGYGMIAGRVRNPDGTIPTELTVIVRRAGLTGGIPRYAYTYSADPLINRDPAWREDFTLGDLEADDYDVIVSETNGRIRFRETVVVEAGRTTWVDITLHP; encoded by the coding sequence ATGCGTCGTCTCATATTCTGCGTCTGCGTGCTGATTCTGGCCGGGTGCCGGCCTGAGCAGGCCGCGACGGCGGTGCGTGTCACCGTCCCCCCTACCGTGCAAGGTGTCGCGCTCGCGACACCGATCCCCACCACCAGCGTTCCGCCGACGCTCACCTATACCCCGACACCAACACGTACGGCGACCCACACGGCAACCGCGACCGCGACGGCATCACTAACGCCGGTTCCGACGGATACGCTGACTCCGTCGCTCACGCCGACGCTGGCCCCAGTGGATATGTTCGCGTTTCAGCGGCCGTTCACACGCGAGCAAGTCGACTACGTCGACCGCACATATCCATACGGCATGGGCGAATTGCGCGGCTTGCCCATCCATCATGGCGTGGACATCCAGAACCCGCGCGGCACGCCGATTCTGGCGGTCGCAGACGGCACGGTGTATTACGCCGGCGACGACCGGACGCGACTGTTTGGCCCGATCCCGAACTACTACGGCAATCTCGTGATTCTGATGCACGACATCTTGTCTCTCGACGGACTGCCGGTTTATACACTGTACGGGCACATGCAGCGCGTCGACGTCGAAACCGGAGAGCGGGTCGCGGCTGGCGACAAGATCGGCGTGGTCGGCGGTACCGGTGTCGCGTTCGGCCCGCACTTGCACCTCGAGGTGCGCGTGGGCAACCCGGACAGCTTCGGATCGTCTCGCAATCCGGACTGGTGGATTCTGCCTTATCCCGGCTATGGGATGATCGCCGGGCGCGTGCGCAATCCGGACGGAACAATCCCGACTGAACTCACGGTAATCGTACGGCGTGCTGGGTTAACCGGCGGCATTCCGCGCTATGCCTACACATATTCTGCAGATCCGCTCATCAATCGGGATCCGGCCTGGCGCGAGGATTTCACGTTGGGCGACCTCGAGGCCGACGACTACGACGTGATCGTCAGCGAGACGAACGGACGCATCCGCTTCCGCGAGACGGTCGTGGTCGAGGCGGGGCGTACCACTTGGGTTGACATCACGCTTCACCCGTAG
- a CDS encoding glycosyltransferase — translation MNVLLLTSALPYPATSGGALRVLSLIRALHSLGHSVSLLTYGEPGTDWKSTPLVDLCRDVRVCEPPHRTLLQRIRSLVTGRPDIASRLASDDYTNSLHDMLKHDTFDLVQAEGIEMAWTLAIVRDAAPSLKRVFDTFNAEYRLQRVISGIDASEFRRWPMAAYSWVQSRRIARFEHAMMAQSDLVVAVSQEDADALTALGPDRPIAVVPSAIDPANYSNLTPAPNVFPNTIVFTGKMDYRPNVDAALWFTDDVLPAVRKRVPSARFMIVGQQPHSRLDRLREVDGVTVTGFVPEVGPYLAAAAVYVAPLRMGSGTRLKLLEAMAAGCAIVSTSTGAAGLTEEARSSMLIADDADELAKHIVGVLVEPERAASMRERAMSVVNKTYSWQAIAAPLANAYREAGIG, via the coding sequence ATGAACGTACTGCTTCTGACGTCGGCGCTGCCCTACCCTGCCACCTCCGGCGGGGCACTGCGCGTCCTGAGCCTGATCCGTGCCCTACACAGCCTCGGGCACAGCGTATCGCTGCTGACCTACGGCGAACCGGGCACCGACTGGAAATCTACACCGCTAGTAGATTTGTGCCGTGACGTTCGCGTGTGCGAGCCGCCTCACCGTACGCTCCTGCAGCGTATCCGTTCCTTGGTGACCGGCCGGCCAGACATCGCCAGCCGGCTCGCCTCCGATGACTACACGAATTCGCTGCACGACATGCTAAAACACGACACGTTCGACCTCGTGCAGGCCGAGGGCATCGAGATGGCGTGGACGCTTGCAATCGTCCGCGACGCCGCACCGTCGCTCAAACGTGTGTTCGATACGTTTAACGCCGAGTACCGGCTTCAACGCGTGATCTCCGGCATTGACGCATCTGAATTCCGGCGCTGGCCGATGGCGGCCTACTCGTGGGTGCAATCGCGTCGCATCGCGAGGTTTGAACACGCGATGATGGCGCAGTCCGATCTCGTGGTCGCCGTGTCACAGGAGGATGCCGACGCGCTTACGGCGTTGGGTCCAGATCGCCCGATCGCCGTCGTTCCAAGCGCGATTGACCCAGCCAACTACTCGAATCTCACGCCCGCACCCAACGTTTTCCCGAACACGATCGTGTTTACCGGAAAAATGGATTATCGGCCGAACGTCGACGCCGCGTTGTGGTTCACCGACGATGTCTTGCCCGCTGTGCGCAAACGCGTCCCGTCTGCGCGCTTCATGATCGTCGGTCAGCAGCCCCATTCACGGCTCGATCGCCTGCGCGAAGTCGACGGCGTGACGGTCACGGGTTTCGTGCCGGAGGTCGGGCCGTACCTCGCCGCTGCCGCCGTTTACGTCGCACCGCTGAGGATGGGCAGCGGCACACGCCTCAAACTGCTTGAAGCCATGGCGGCTGGCTGCGCGATCGTGTCGACATCGACTGGCGCGGCAGGGCTGACCGAAGAGGCTCGCAGCAGTATGCTGATTGCCGACGACGCCGACGAGTTAGCGAAACACATCGTGGGCGTCCTTGTCGAACCGGAGCGCGCCGCTTCGATGCGAGAACGGGCGATGTCCGTAGTGAACAAAACCTACTCGTGGCAGGCCATTGCAGCCCCGCTTGCCAACGCCTATCGGGAGGCCGGAATTGGATAG
- a CDS encoding DUF692 family protein has protein sequence MLAFEHVHEVTMLFSLNYSTEMAALLRSGEIEVDRIKCPEWPDMIAEASAYGQVYVHFKLMAGQGLLAAALLDSVAKFRQETDTPFVNTHIGPSAALYPLPSDRKAAKDAVRRSFDQLSERFGPDAVIAENVPYPEHSSSDKAAIGVEPEFISEVIEEAGVGLLLDIGHARRVAEHWAIDPRVYMSRLPVHRLREIHITGLGYSPRGTRVDHMPMRDEDWDLLQWALDNVQSGNWSKPWSVSCEYGGVGEPFRWRSRADVIAREAPRMLAMVRAAQPVAVSQLKPTGEA, from the coding sequence ATGCTGGCCTTCGAACACGTACACGAGGTGACTATGCTGTTCTCCCTCAACTATTCCACGGAGATGGCGGCCCTGCTGCGATCGGGCGAAATCGAGGTCGATCGCATCAAGTGCCCGGAGTGGCCCGACATGATCGCTGAGGCCAGCGCATACGGGCAGGTCTACGTGCACTTCAAACTCATGGCGGGGCAGGGGCTGCTCGCGGCCGCCTTGCTCGACAGCGTTGCCAAGTTCCGGCAGGAAACGGACACACCGTTCGTCAACACACACATTGGTCCGTCAGCGGCGCTATACCCACTGCCGAGCGACCGGAAGGCCGCCAAGGACGCGGTGCGGCGCTCGTTTGACCAACTCTCCGAACGGTTCGGGCCGGACGCCGTTATTGCGGAGAACGTGCCGTACCCCGAGCACTCGAGCAGCGACAAGGCCGCGATCGGCGTCGAACCGGAGTTCATCAGCGAGGTGATCGAGGAAGCCGGCGTCGGGCTGCTGCTGGACATCGGCCACGCGCGCCGCGTCGCCGAGCATTGGGCCATCGATCCGCGCGTATACATGAGTCGGCTGCCTGTCCACCGCTTGCGCGAAATCCACATTACCGGCCTCGGTTACAGCCCGCGAGGTACGCGCGTCGATCACATGCCAATGCGCGACGAAGATTGGGATCTGCTGCAGTGGGCGCTGGACAACGTGCAGAGCGGGAATTGGTCCAAGCCGTGGTCAGTCTCGTGCGAGTACGGCGGCGTCGGAGAGCCGTTCCGCTGGCGCAGCCGAGCCGACGTGATCGCGCGTGAAGCACCGCGCATGTTGGCGATGGTGCGCGCCGCACAGCCTGTGGCGGTGTCGCAGCTGAAGCCTACGGGTGAAGCGTGA